One genomic region from Rattus norvegicus strain BN/NHsdMcwi chromosome 10, GRCr8, whole genome shotgun sequence encodes:
- the Tm4sf5 gene encoding transmembrane 4 L6 family member 5, translated as MCTGKCARCLGLSLIPLSLICIVANALLLVPDGKTTWTDGNLSLQVWLMGGFIGGGLMVLCPGIAAVRAGGKGCCGAGCCGNRCRMLRSVFSSAFGILGAIYCLSVAGAGLRVGPKCLINNKWDYHFQETQGGYLHNDTLWNLCEAPPHVVPWNVTLFSILVVASSLETVLCGIQLVNATLGVLCGDCRKKEGSAH; from the exons ATGTGTACTGGAAAGTGTGCTCGATGCCTGGGGctctccctcatccctctctCCCTGATCTGCATCGTGGCCAATGCCCTCCTGCTGGTACCTGATGGGAAGACCACCTGGACGGATGGCAACCTCAGCTTGCAAGTTTGGCTCATGGGCGGCTTCATTGGAGGGGGCTTGATG GTGCTGTGCCCTGGAATTGCTGCAGTCCGGGCCGGGGGAAAGGGCTGCTGCGGTGCAGGCTGCTGTGGGAACCGCTGCAGG ATGCTGCGCTCTGTCTTCTCCTCCGCCTTTGGGATACTTGGTGCTATCTACTGCCTGTCAGTGGCAGGAGCTGGGCTCCGAGTGGGACCCAAATGCTTAATAAATAACAAATGGGACTACCACTTCCAAGAAACCCA AGGCGGTTACTTGCACAATGACACTCTTTGGAATTTATGTGAGGCGCCACCTCACGTGGTACCCTGGAATGTGACGCTCTTCTCAATTCTGGTGGTCGCCTCAAGTCTGGAAACAGTGTTGTGCGGAATACAGCTGGTGAATGCGACCTTGGGCGTGTTGTGTGGCGATTGCCGGAAAAAGGAG ggCTCAGCTCACTGA
- the Vmo1 gene encoding vitelline membrane outer layer protein 1 homolog isoform X1 produces MVEPPQGIPGDDTALNGIRLHCTRGNAQQNTHVVESQSGSWGSWSEPLWCPGTSFLVAFCLRVEPFTFPGDNTGVNNVRFRCSDGVELEGPGLNWGDYGEWSDSCPKGVCGLQTKIQKPRGLRDDTALNDVRIFCCNS; encoded by the exons ATG GTGGAGCCCCCTCAAGGCATTCCTGGAGATGACACAGCCCTGAATGGAATCCGGCTGCACTGCACTCGAGGGAACGCACAGCAAAACACCCATGTCGTGGAGTCCCAGTCTGGGAG CTGGGGCTCATGGAGTGAGCCTCTGTGGTGCCCTGGCACTAGCTTCCTAGTGGCTTTCTGCCTTCGGGTGGAGCCATTTACGTTTCCAGGGGACAACACGGGAGTGAACAACGTGCGCTTCCGTTGCTCGGACGGTGTGGAGCTGGAAGGGCCTGGGCTGAACTGGGGAGACTATGGAGAGTGGAGCGACTCGTGTCCCAAAGGTGTCTGTGGCTTGCAGACCAAAATCCAGAAGCCTAGAGGCCTCCGAGATGACACTGCACTTAATGACGTCAGAATATTCTGCTGTAACAGCTGA
- the Vmo1 gene encoding vitelline membrane outer layer protein 1 homolog precursor, whose translation MKLQAEAGLLLLLWVMSCAHAQKLIHVEPRYASIVEVTNGGTWGDWAWPEMCPDGYFASGFSVKVEPPQGIPGDDTALNGIRLHCTRGNAQQNTHVVESQSGSWGSWSEPLWCPGTSFLVAFCLRVEPFTFPGDNTGVNNVRFRCSDGVELEGPGLNWGDYGEWSDSCPKGVCGLQTKIQKPRGLRDDTALNDVRIFCCNS comes from the exons ATGAAGTTGCAGGCTGAAGCTgggctgctactgctgctgtggGTGATGAGCTGTGCACACGCACAGAAACTTATTCACGTAGAACCACGATATGCATCGATTGTTGAAGTGACCAACGGTGGTACCTGGGGTGACTGGGCCTGGCCTGAGATGTGTCCTGATGGATACTTTGCCAGTGGGTTCTCTGTCAAG GTGGAGCCCCCTCAAGGCATTCCTGGAGATGACACAGCCCTGAATGGAATCCGGCTGCACTGCACTCGAGGGAACGCACAGCAAAACACCCATGTCGTGGAGTCCCAGTCTGGGAG CTGGGGCTCATGGAGTGAGCCTCTGTGGTGCCCTGGCACTAGCTTCCTAGTGGCTTTCTGCCTTCGGGTGGAGCCATTTACGTTTCCAGGGGACAACACGGGAGTGAACAACGTGCGCTTCCGTTGCTCGGACGGTGTGGAGCTGGAAGGGCCTGGGCTGAACTGGGGAGACTATGGAGAGTGGAGCGACTCGTGTCCCAAAGGTGTCTGTGGCTTGCAGACCAAAATCCAGAAGCCTAGAGGCCTCCGAGATGACACTGCACTTAATGACGTCAGAATATTCTGCTGTAACAGCTGA
- the Gltpd2 gene encoding glycolipid transfer protein domain-containing protein 2 isoform X1 translates to MVLGVSLSPALGRWFRHAIPFAIFTLLLLYISVWLFHEWPFELPAQRTQQSGLWELKLSSPSPALTSLLPVTSGVLPGCRPGVQSCNPERALPSQIGPALRPLVVPEKEEPPCLRPHGLLGRMVSPFLACMSPEGDVELSQYLAGWRELLSCSTASVASSIPSLSPDLPSTQPTQHVRPEFYLPPPEVHFLLRSAPT, encoded by the exons ATGGTCCTGGGGGTCTCactgtccccagccctgggacGCTGGTTCCGCCATGCAATCCCTTTCGCTATCTTCACGCTGTTACTTCTTTATATCAGTGTATGGCTCTTCCATGAGTGGCCCTTTGAGTTGCCAGCTCAAAGAACTCAGCAGTCCGGCCTGTGGGAACTCAagctctcttctccttctccagccctcacctctctgcttcctgtcaccTCAGGTGTTTTACCAGGCTGCAGGCCTGGGGTGCAGTCCTGCAATCCAGAGAGAGCGCTACCTTCCCAG ATTGGCCCAGCATTGAGACCCCTAGTGGTCCCAGAGAAGGAAGAACCTCCCTGTCTGAGGCCTCATGGGTTGCTGGGTCGCATGGTGAGCCCTTTCCTGGCCTGTATGAGCCCTGAAGGCGATGTGGAGTTATCTCAGTATCTGGCAGGTTGGCGAGAACTACTTAG CTGCTCCACGGCTTCAGTTGCCAGCTCTATCCCAAGTCTCAGTCCAGATCTGCCCTCCACACAGCCAACGCAGCATGTCCGGCCTGAATTCTACCTTCCTCCACCAGAAGTGCATTTCCTTCTGCGTTCTGCTCCAACCTAA
- the Gltpd2 gene encoding glycolipid transfer protein domain-containing protein 2 (The RefSeq protein has 1 substitution compared to this genomic sequence), which yields MVLGVSLSPALGRWFRHAIPFAIFTLLLLYISVWLFHEWPFELPAQRTQQSGLWELKLSSPSPALTSLLPVTSGVLPGCRPGVQSCNPERALPSQIGPALRPLVVPEKEEPPCLRPHGLLGRMVSPFLACMSPEGDVELSQYLAGWRELLRLLTPLGSVFAFATSEASNKVTALEAHVHGPDASYYTSLVTMATWERRAVLLERPGTTPRHLARPSGSQTLLLLHRALRWSQLCLHRVATGKLGGPEAGAQCRDAYSTALAPYHPWLIRQAARLAILTLPSRSRLLQLACPGTGEADARVALARAARVLEDVYNRTQGLLASHGLLQLA from the exons ATGGTCCTGGGGGTCTCactgtccccagccctgggacGCTGGTTCCGCCATGCAATCCCTTTCGCTATCTTCACGCTGTTACTTCTTTATATCAGTGTATGGCTCTTCCATGAGTGGCCCTTTGAGTTGCCAGCTCAAAGAACTCAGCAGTCCGGCCTGTGGGAACTCAagctctcttctccttctccagccctcacctctctgcttcctgtcaccTCAGGTGTTTTACCAGGCTGCAGGCCTGGGGTGCAGTCCTGCAATCCAGAGAGAGCGCTACCTTCCCAG ATTGGCCCAGCATTGAGACCCCTAGTGGTCCCAGAGAAGGAAGAACCTCCCTGTCTGAGGCCTCATGGGTTGCTGGGTCGCATGGTGAGCCCTTTCCTGGCCTGTATGAGCCCTGAAGGCGATGTGGAGTTATCTCAGTATCTGGCAGGTTGGCGAGAACTACTTAG GCTCCTAACCCCCCTTGGCTCTGTCTTCGCCTTTGCCACCAGCGAGGCCTCCAACAAGGTGACCGCCCTCGAGGCTCATGTGCACGGCCCTGATGCTTCACATTATACATCGCTGGTGACTATGGCGACGTGGGAACGGCGAGCAGTATTGCTAGAGCGTCCGGGGACCACACCCCGGCACCTAGCGAGGCCCTCCGGCTCTCAAACGCTGCTTTTGCTGCACCGCGCGTTGCGCTGGTCCCAGCTCTGCCTCCATAGGGTGGCGACTGGGAAGCTCGGAGGTCCAGAGGCTGGCGCGCAGTGTAGGGACGCCTACAGCACCGCCCTAGCCCCGTACCATCCATGGCTTATCCGTCAGGCCGCTCGCCTGGCGATCCTGACCCTCCCGAGCCGCAGTCGCTTGCTCCAGCTGGCGTGTCCTGGAACCGGAGAGGCGGACGCGCGGGTTGCTCTGGCCCGGGCCGCCCGCGTCCTGGAGGATGTGTACAATCGTACCCAGGGCCTCCTGGCCAGCCACGGCCTGCTTCAGCTGGCTTGA